The region TTCAAAAAGCTGGAGGAGTTGACTATAATCGCAATGCGTTTTATATGGATCTAAGGCATGCTCGAAACCGAGCAAATAATATTGTTGAGATGATTCGTGCGATTCGAAAACATGATCCTGAGTTGTTGACTACTGTTTTTTCGTGGCAACTGGAAAATGAACTTTATTCTGTTGAAAATTTTGCACCTTACAAGCTTAAACAATTCACTTATAATGGCAAGAATTATGATTTAGCAAATGGCAAAGGCAAACAAAAACTTATGGACGATGTTGTTAGCAACTGGTGCAATTATCTGACTACTGCCATCAAACACGAAGACATTGAAGCATTGGTCAGCGTAGGAGTTTTTCCATTTAAAGATGTTGGCATGGACGGTCCTGGTGATTGGTCTAAACCAGGACGAAGGGATAAGAGAGTGCCTGCGAGGCCTTTAGTACTTCTCAAAACAGAGATCGACTTTCTTGATATTCATTTTTATGTGTGGCGCGAAGGCAATAAAGATGAGCTTTATGTTCTTGATCAGAAATGGAAGTCAGTAGAGAAAGACAAGCTTTTGCCTTTAGCTAAAAAGTTGGAGAAACCAATTATGGTTGGAGAGACGGGCTTATTCAATAACTATACAGACGGAATGGGTCTGAGTATTCCACAAAGAGTAACTCTTGCTTCAAAATATTTAAAAAACCATATTGAAGCATTGCGAAAAGATTATGGGGTCGCCGGTGTTTTATTCTGGACCTTCGGCACTCCCAGTAAACCGAATAAAAAGCTTTATTATGATCTCTATTATCAGCATGAAGTAAAAGAAGCATTCATACAAGCTTGGGAAGAGGGCGAAAAATAAACGACAAAAACAAGAAATGGACGATTGATTCCTCTGGCAAGTTTCACAAGGGGCCGGCTTTTAAAGATTATTATAAAATGAAGCAAATTATTGCCGATAGGGTGGATGACTTCGCTCGTGCTTTTATTGAGTCACTGATTGCTTACTCATTGGGACGCTCCTATAACTTCATCGATGATGATATGACTGATGACTTATTAGGCGACGCCAAAAAAGAGGACTACAGGATCAACTCCATCATTCTCGCTCTCGTTCAAGGACGTGAATTTCAGCAAAAGTAAATACCATAAGATATTTATGTTATAAGACTTATTACTAAGCAAAAGAGACGTAGTATCATTAAAATCAATACTTCTTATTACTATTAAATTTTCGCTTAAATTTATAAGTAATGATCCATTCACAAAACTAATTATTTAGAGGACAACAACATGTATAAACACTTACTTCTTATCTGTACTATCTTTGCACTATTCTCTTGTTCATCAAAACAAGTAGAACCGACTGATGGAAGCGTTCGCATTACTGATATAAACAAGGAGCTCGAGCTAAAACGAGAGGCCTTTCGTACGATCAATAAAGTTTATGCTCGTTATCACTGGAGATATAAGGGTGATGATCTGACGGAAGATGAAAAGAAAAATCGTACGTACCTATGGTCTGATGCAAGGAAAAAGCGTGAGCTAGCTTACAAACAATACATTCTTACTTTATTGGAATATTGGTCGATCTTGCCAAATCAAAGCGAGCAAAGTGCACAAATACAAACAGAATTAAAACAGGCTATTGCGGGTCGCTATAATAAAAATACCGAATCGGAAATGAATGAAAAATTACTGCTTGCTGAACTTTCTTGGTCCTATTTAGCTCAAGCTCAGTTAGACGCCTATAAAGCCAAATTCCTAAGTACATTAATCACCATCCCCAAGGAAGTGAAACATAGTGACATGATGCATGCTCTAGGATTGCCTATAGAACCCTATGGTTGGAATTTACAGATCAACTATAGTCTCACTCTTATTCGAGCAGATCAACTTGATGCGGCTCATAAAGAGTTAAGCAAGGTCAAAAGCAAAGCCTTTAAGTATCAACAAAGAACTTATAAACAAATCAATGCTGCAGACTTTTCCCAAATGAAAAAAAGAGACCAAGAGCACACTTATAAACGTTATAAAAGACAGTCTCGTCAAGTTCAATTATGCGAACTTTTACAGGCTATAATTGCTGTAAAAGAAGATAATAAAGATGAAGCGCAAAAATTATACCACAAAGCACTTTCCTATAAAATAGAATTAACAAGAAAAGTTCAATATCTCTTGCAAAGTAAGGAATTACTTGTCTTTCAAGATAATCTGAAAATATAATTGAAACTCCAAGTTCTTATCTCCCCATATTTCACCTTGGTCCTTTAAACCTGAAGCCATAAAAATCATAAGATCTAGGTCTATCTGGACAAATCCTAAAAAAATATAAGAAATTAGTCATATCGAAAAAACTCATGACAATTGTAATGAGAAGATTA is a window of Lentisphaera araneosa HTCC2155 DNA encoding:
- a CDS encoding DUF1585 domain-containing protein; the encoded protein is MGRGRKINDKNKKWTIDSSGKFHKGPAFKDYYKMKQIIADRVDDFARAFIESLIAYSLGRSYNFIDDDMTDDLLGDAKKEDYRINSIILALVQGREFQQK